In Pseudoxanthomonas sp. SE1, the genomic stretch CGAGAAGACCGAGGCCGGCATGGTCAGCTTCAGCGCTTCGGCCGTCCACGCCGAAACGCTGATCTGCAATGCCTTCAGGCCATGATTGATGGCGGCGCGCGGCCCCGTCGCACCGGACAGGTTGGCGGGCAGCCCATGGTTGTAGCGGGCGTCGACGATCAGCGCCAACTGGCGATCGAGCAGGTCGGCCACGTTGGCGACGGTGTTCTTCAACGAATCCATCGCGAAGGCGATGTGGCCGCCGTAGAAGTGGCCGCCGTGCAGGATCTGCTCGCGGTCCGGATCGATCAGCGGATTGTCGTTCGCACTGTTGAGTTCGGTTTCGATCAACTGGCGGAAGAACGGGAGCGCGTCCTCCAGCACGCCGATCACGTGCGGCGCACAACGTAGCGAATAGCGGTCCTGCAGCCGTTGTTCGTTGCGCGGCGGGCGGTCGCTGTGCAGGTCCTCGCGCAGGCGCTGAGCCACCCGCGACTGGCCCGGGTGCGGCTTGGCCGCGAACAGCACCGCATCGAAGTGGTGCGCATTGCCGTTGCTTGCCAGCACGTTGAACGCGGTCAACCGTGTGGCGAGCCGCGACAGGTACTCCGCACGGTGGAACGCGAGACACGCCAGCGCCGTCATCACCGCAGTGCCGTTCATGATCGCCAGGCCTTCCTTCGGGCGCAGCGTGAGCGGACGCAGACCGATCTCGGCCAGTACCTCGGCGGCCGGCCTGCGACGGCCGGCATGCATCACCTCGCGCTCGCCGCAGAGCACCGCCGCCACGTAGGACAGGGGCGTCAGGTCCCCGCTTGCACCCACCGACCCCTCTGCGGGGATCAGCGGCAGCACATCGTGGCGCAACAGCGCTTCCAGGCCTTGCAGCAACGGCAGGCTGACCCCGGACATCCCGCGCACCAGCGATGCCAGGCGCGCCGCGAGTACTGCGCGCGTTTCGGTTTCATCGAGGAAACGGCCGAGACCGCAGCCGTGGTAGGTATACAGATGGTGCGGCAGTTCCGCGACCAGCGCCGGCGGAATGTTCACGGTGCAGGAATCGCCATAGCCCGTGGTGACGCCGTAGATCACACCGTCCTCGTCCAGCAGTCGATCCAGGAAATCCGCACCGCGCGCGATCCGCGCACGGAATTCCGTGTCCTCCGACAGTACGGCCGGCACCTGCCGCCGGGCGAGCGCCACCACGTCCTCGATGCGAAGAGGGGCATCGCCGAAGACCGGGGCCACGGATTCATTCATTGCGGGCGTCATGCGTTACCTGATCCCAGAAGGGGTAGAAGTTGAACCAGTCATAGGGAGAGAGGCGGACCTGCCGTTCCATCCACACCGCGAACTGCGCAGCGTAGCCGGCCAGGGCGGCGTCGCGCGAGCCGCGTGGCAGTTCGATGCGTTCAGCGAAGGCCTCCAGGCGCACGCGGTACCCGTCGCCATCGTGCGTGCAGGCCATCGTGAACACGGGACACTTCAGCGCAGCGCCCAGCACGTAGGCCCCGATGGGAAACGGTGCGTCATGCCCCAGGAACGGCGCCGTCACGCTGCGGCCGCCGCGCAGCGGCACCCGGTCGCCCGCGATGGCAACGAATTCACCGCGCGCCACGCGCTCGGCCAGCTTCACCGCATCGGCAGGTCCCAGGTCGGTGACCTGCAGCAGTTCGACCCGACTGCCGGCATCCAGGCGCTGGATCAACCGGTTGAAACGCTCGGCGTGCGCGGTGTGCACCAGTGCGGTCAGGCGGAACCCGGGCACCTGGTCGGCCATGATCTGGCACAGCTCCAGGCATCCCAGGTGCGCGGTGACGATCAGGCCACCCTCGCCCGCCTTCACGCGCGCCAGCACATCCTTGCGTTCCATCCGCACCCGTTCCACCGGGTAGCGCTGGCCCAGCGCCAGGATCTTGTCGAGCAGGGTTTCGGCGAACATCGCGAAGTGATGCAGGCTCTGCCACATGCCCGGCCGTCGTGGCGGCACGGCCTGGTACGCATGCGCCCGCTGCAGGTATTGCAGTGACGCGCGGCGCGCGGTGCCGTTGGCGAGCCAGTGGATGAGCACCACCGGATACACGCAGAGACGGAACGGCCAGCGCCCGAGCCAGCGGTGTACCGCGCACAGCAGCAGGATGCCGCGCACGGAAGTGGATTCGCCGATCTCGGCCCAGTGCTGCCCGCGCTGGCTCATGCGGCCCGGTCCACGGCGCGGCGCGCCAGAAGGCGTGGCAGGCGGCGCACCATGCCGAAGAACAGTCGTGCGTGCATGCGACTGATGCGCACGTTGTCGCGCCACACATCGAAGTGGGACACGCCATCGAGCGGATACGTTACCCGGGTGGGCAGGTTGCGTACCGCGACGCGACGCCAGAACAACCGGACCAGCACTTCCACGTCGAAGTCCATGCGACGGCCGATGGTTTCCTCATCGATCAGCCGCAGCACCGGCGGCAGCGGATATACCCGGAACCCGCACATCGAGTCGCGGATGGAGAAGGACAGCGTGTTTATCCAGACCCACACGTGCGTAAGGTAGCGGCCGTACAGCCGGCCCCTGGGCACGCTGTCGTCGTACAGCGGCACGCCGCAGACCACGTCATCAGGGTGCGCCCGCGCCATCGCCAGGAACGCGGGGATATCGGCGGGATCGTGCTGGCCATCCGCGTCGATCTGCAGGACATGGGTGTGGGCGTTGGCGCCGGCCCAACGGAAACCGGCCAGGACGGCCCCGCCCTTGCCCTGGTTCTCGGACAGCCGCAGCAGGCGCACGCGCGGTGCATGCAATGCCGACAGGCGATCCAGTTCGGCTGCGCACGGGGCACCGGAACCGTCGTCCACCAGCAGGCACGGCACACCCGATGCCAGCACGCCCTCCACCATCGTCGCGATGGCGTGCTCGTGATCGAACACCGGGATCACCACCAGCGGACGGAACGCGGACGGCATGGGCGCGGGATCACTCGGCATCGCTGAACACCACGCGACCACTCGCATGCGGCCCGTGCACGGAGGTGTAGCGGAACACCAGCGTACCGCGCTCCAAGTGCCATTCGAGATCAAGCCGGACCACATCTCCTGGCCGGGCGACACGCTGGAACTTCAGCGCCTCCATGCGCAGGAAATGTCGCGGCATTGCGAAGACCTCGCGCGCCAGTTGTACGGCCCAGTCCAGTTGCGCGACGCCCGGCAGGATGGGGGCCTGCGGAAAATGTCCGTCGAATACCGCAAGCGAAGCATCCAGCGGCAACTCGACCTTCGCATGCGTGGCCTCCCGCAGGATCCAGTGCGCGGCCGGCCGCTCGGGACGGAACAGCGCCGTCAAGCCAGCTTCGGTCACCTTGCCCTGCGCATTCACCGGCAGCGCCGCGACGAAGCGCCAACGGCGCGGTCGCGTCACGGCATCCTGGTGGCCGGCAAGGTGGCGTGACAGGGTCTGCGAAAGCGCGCGCCGCATCGATGGGTCGTCCGGCACCTGCGCGTCGTCGTTCATCACCACGACCGCTGCCAGCGTGCTGCGCGCGCCTCCCAGCAACAGCACGCGCGCGTCCTTCACCGCAGGATGCGAGAGGATCTGCCGCTCCAGCGCATCCAGCGACACCCGCCGCTCCTCCACCTTGACGATGCGGTCAGCGCGACCCAGCAAGCGGAAGCCACCGGCGCCATCCGGCTCTGCGCGATCCTGGCTGTGCCACCAGGCGTCTTCATTCAAGTGGGGCGAACGCACCTCCAGCGCGCCGTCCCGTATCCGCCAATCGACCCCCGGGAGGGGGCGCCATGCCGGCTGTTCCTCCCGCCACTGGCGCCAGGCGATGCCGCCGGTCTCGCTGCTGCCAAGGATTTCCGTAGGGGGCACGCCCAGCAGTTGAGCGGCAGCGTGCGCGGCTTCGGCAGGCAGCGCGCCGCCCGAGGAGAACACCGCACGCAGCCGTCCATGCAGCGACGACCACGACAGCTGGGCCGGCAGGCGCTTGAGGTGCGCCGGGCTGGCGACCAGCACGGCGTCGTGGTCTTCCATCGCCGCCAGCAGATCCTCCGGGAAGAACGCACGCGGCACGATGGCGCGACCGGCGGCCAGCGGCCACAGCACGCGGAACAGCAACCCGTAGATGTGCTGGTGCGACACGGTGCCGTGCACCGCCACACCCTCCAGACCCGCACCGAGCGCGGCTTCCAGCGCCCCGACTTCGGCGCAGAACTGGGCAAGCTGCTTCTCGATCGCAACAGGTTCACCCGTGCTGCCCGAGGTGTAAACGGTCAGGCGCGTGGCCCTGGCATCGAGGGGAGAAAGCAGGGTCTCGCCGCCCGCCGCCACATCGGCGCACGCCAGGGATGCATCAGGCCAGTCGCCTGCGAACCCGTCCACGCGGCTGCGCAACCGTACCTGCGTACCCGCCAGGGCATCGCCCGGCAGCACGACCGTCTTGCCCGCGTGCCATGCGCCGTACAAGGCAGCGGCGAAACGCGCGGCATCATCGAAATGAAGCGCCCATGTCGTGCCGGTCTGCGCCTTGAAGCTCGCATGCCAGCGCAGCACCTCGCGATGGAAGTACGCGTGGTCGCGGGCTTCACGGCCCGCGACCATGAAGGCACGGCCAGGCAGCGCCTGCACGGCGACGTCAGTCAGGTCGCGCCACTCAGCCATGCCGATGGCTCGCCTTCACGCGCTGGCGCACCAGCCACTCGCCACCGAACAGCAGCCCGATCAGTCCGTAGGCGATCAGTCCGTTGTACAGCGCCCATGCGCGATCGGACATCCACAGCGCGGTGACCAGCGCGGCCGCGCCATTGAACACGAAGAAGCCGCACCATACCTGCGTCACCCGGCGCGTGTACGCCACACCTGCAGGCGGCAGGTCGGGCTCTGTCAGGCGGGCGATACGCTCCACCGCCGAGGGTGGGAACACGAGGCTGGCACCGAACACGACCAGCATCACGGCGTTGATCAACGCGGGATACAGCTTCAACGGCAATGCCTGGTTGAAGACCGTGGCCAGCCCCGCGAGGACCGCGGCCCCTGCCGCAGCGGCAAGCCACACTGCCTGCCGGGTGGCGGCGGCACGCAGCAGGGCCACCACCAGCAGCAGGACTGCCAGCCACCGTGGTTCGAAGCGGCCCATGGCCCAGTACACCACCAGCGGGTACGCCACGGACAACGCCACGAAGATGATCGCGCCGATGCGGGACACGCGGAGGCGGCCTGCGCTCAGG encodes the following:
- a CDS encoding AMP-binding protein, whose product is MAEWRDLTDVAVQALPGRAFMVAGREARDHAYFHREVLRWHASFKAQTGTTWALHFDDAARFAAALYGAWHAGKTVVLPGDALAGTQVRLRSRVDGFAGDWPDASLACADVAAGGETLLSPLDARATRLTVYTSGSTGEPVAIEKQLAQFCAEVGALEAALGAGLEGVAVHGTVSHQHIYGLLFRVLWPLAAGRAIVPRAFFPEDLLAAMEDHDAVLVASPAHLKRLPAQLSWSSLHGRLRAVFSSGGALPAEAAHAAAQLLGVPPTEILGSSETGGIAWRQWREEQPAWRPLPGVDWRIRDGALEVRSPHLNEDAWWHSQDRAEPDGAGGFRLLGRADRIVKVEERRVSLDALERQILSHPAVKDARVLLLGGARSTLAAVVVMNDDAQVPDDPSMRRALSQTLSRHLAGHQDAVTRPRRWRFVAALPVNAQGKVTEAGLTALFRPERPAAHWILREATHAKVELPLDASLAVFDGHFPQAPILPGVAQLDWAVQLAREVFAMPRHFLRMEALKFQRVARPGDVVRLDLEWHLERGTLVFRYTSVHGPHASGRVVFSDAE
- a CDS encoding glycosyltransferase family 2 protein, whose protein sequence is MPSDPAPMPSAFRPLVVIPVFDHEHAIATMVEGVLASGVPCLLVDDGSGAPCAAELDRLSALHAPRVRLLRLSENQGKGGAVLAGFRWAGANAHTHVLQIDADGQHDPADIPAFLAMARAHPDDVVCGVPLYDDSVPRGRLYGRYLTHVWVWINTLSFSIRDSMCGFRVYPLPPVLRLIDEETIGRRMDFDVEVLVRLFWRRVAVRNLPTRVTYPLDGVSHFDVWRDNVRISRMHARLFFGMVRRLPRLLARRAVDRAA
- a CDS encoding aromatic amino acid ammonia-lyase yields the protein MNESVAPVFGDAPLRIEDVVALARRQVPAVLSEDTEFRARIARGADFLDRLLDEDGVIYGVTTGYGDSCTVNIPPALVAELPHHLYTYHGCGLGRFLDETETRAVLAARLASLVRGMSGVSLPLLQGLEALLRHDVLPLIPAEGSVGASGDLTPLSYVAAVLCGEREVMHAGRRRPAAEVLAEIGLRPLTLRPKEGLAIMNGTAVMTALACLAFHRAEYLSRLATRLTAFNVLASNGNAHHFDAVLFAAKPHPGQSRVAQRLREDLHSDRPPRNEQRLQDRYSLRCAPHVIGVLEDALPFFRQLIETELNSANDNPLIDPDREQILHGGHFYGGHIAFAMDSLKNTVANVADLLDRQLALIVDARYNHGLPANLSGATGPRAAINHGLKALQISVSAWTAEALKLTMPASVFSRSTECHNQDKVSMGTIAARDCLRVIELTEQVMAGMLVAARQALELRERVGMQSTLRDGPAAMYADLRERIPLVEEDRALDGELRRLLADIREARWDVYAG
- a CDS encoding acyltransferase → MSQRGQHWAEIGESTSVRGILLLCAVHRWLGRWPFRLCVYPVVLIHWLANGTARRASLQYLQRAHAYQAVPPRRPGMWQSLHHFAMFAETLLDKILALGQRYPVERVRMERKDVLARVKAGEGGLIVTAHLGCLELCQIMADQVPGFRLTALVHTAHAERFNRLIQRLDAGSRVELLQVTDLGPADAVKLAERVARGEFVAIAGDRVPLRGGRSVTAPFLGHDAPFPIGAYVLGAALKCPVFTMACTHDGDGYRVRLEAFAERIELPRGSRDAALAGYAAQFAVWMERQVRLSPYDWFNFYPFWDQVTHDARNE